A single region of the Micropterus dolomieu isolate WLL.071019.BEF.003 ecotype Adirondacks linkage group LG02, ASM2129224v1, whole genome shotgun sequence genome encodes:
- the LOC123967411 gene encoding serine protease 33-like, whose protein sequence is MAFYKVICVAALLTLLTQECHSQISVSSLLVFAVKAVLLTLCLSLSSVCGRPVFNTKIVGGQVASAGSWPWQASLQRSGSHFCGGSLINNQWVLTAAHCFYSTGITTRTLTVSLGRQTLQGLNPNQVTRTVSQIIIHPNYDSDTDNNDICLLKLSSPVTFTAYIQPVCLAAPGSTYYSGIPAWVTGWGRIGSGVDLPPPGNLMEVQVPVVGNRKCNCNYGMGTITNNMMCAGFSAGGKDSCQGDSGGPMVIKQSGRWIQGGVVSFGYGCALPNFPGVYTRVSQYQSWINSQITSNRPGFLIFRSTGTDGDLSVTCRGLPPKTTG, encoded by the exons ATGGCTTTCTACAAAGTGATCTGTGTGGCAGCTCTGCTGACTCTCCTGACACAAG AGTGTCACTCACAAATAAGTG tttcATCATTGTTAGTATTTGCTGTCAAAGCTGTATTGCTCACgctgtgtctttctctctcctcagtgTGTGGTCGGCCTGTGTTCAACACCAAGATTGTTGGAGGACAGGTGGCCTCTGCAGGCAGCTGGCCCTGGCAGGCCAGTCTGCAAAGGTCTGGGTCCCACTTCTGTGGAGGATCCCTCATTAACAATCAATGGGTgctgactgctgctcactgcttCTACAG CACAGGCATAACCACACGCACTCTGACTGTGTCTCTGGGTCGTCAGACTCTACAGGGATTGAACCCCAATCAAGTGACTCGGACTGTGTCACAGATCATCATTCATCCCAACTATGACTCCGACACTGATAACAACGACATCTGCCTCCTGAAGCTCTCCTCACCGGTGACTTTCACCGCCTACATTCAGCCCGTCTGTCTGGCAGCCCCAGGCAGCACCTACTACAGCGGCATTCCAGCCTGGGTCACCGGCTGGGGCAGGATTGGAAGTGGAG TGGACCTTCCACCCCCAGGAAACCTGATGGAGGTGCAGGTACCGGTTGTGGGGAACAGAAAGTGTAACTGTAACTACGGAATGGGCACAATCACAAACAACATGATGTGCGCCGGGTTCAGTGCTGGAGGGAAGGACTCCTGTCAG GGGGATTCAGGAGGTCCGATGGTGATCAAGCAGAGCGGTCGCTGGATCCAGGGGGGAGTCGTGAGTTTTGGTTACGGCTGTGCCCTGCCTAATTTCCCAGGAGTCTACACCCGAGTGTCCCAGTATCAGTCCTGGATCAACAGCCAGATCACCAGCAACCGGCCAGGCTTCCTCATCTTCAGGTCCACTGGGACTGACGGTGACCTCAGCGTCACCTGTCGAGGCCTGCCACCAAAAACCACAGGCTAA